A stretch of DNA from Cupriavidus taiwanensis:
TGTTTCCAGTAGTCCTTCTCCATCACGTCGGTGCCGGAATTGTCGCCGCGCGAGATGAACTTGCTGCCGCTGGCGGCGAGCTTGCGGAACCCGGCCAGCACGTCCTTGCCGCCCTGCACGCCCTTGAGGCCGGCCGGGTCGCTGGCGGGCCCGACCACGATGAAATCGTTGTACATCACGTCGCGCCGGTTGACGCCGTAGCCGGCGGCGACGAAGGCGTCTTCCAGCTTGCGCGCGTGCACCAGCAACACGTCGACATCGCCCATCTCGCCCATCTTCATGGCCTTGCCCGAGCCCACCGCGATGACTTTCACGGTGACGCCTGATTGGTGCTCGAAACGCGGCAGCAGGTATTTGAGCAGGCCGGAGTTGTCGGTGCTGGTGGTGGTGGCGAGCTTGATCTCGCCGGCATGCGCGGCCGACAGCAGGCCGAGGCAGAGCAGCGGCACGGCGAGGTGGCGCGCGCGGCGGCGCAAGGATTGGGCACGGCGGGACATGGGCGATCTCCTCGTTATTATGTTTTTACCGACATAATTGATTTTGCCTTCGGATCTCACGGAGAATCCGGCAAAACAACATAAGAATGGGGTATTCATTGTGGTCCAGCCGAGATCGACAAGTAAATATGTAGCGGGGAACCTATGACCTTCCGCTTCGACCTGTTTCCGGTGATCGCCTCCGACGACAATCCGCGCGCCAATGCCAAGGTGTTCCAGCTGCTCAAGGCCGTGCGCGAAACCGGATCGCTGCACCGCGCCGCGCGCGAGATCGGGCTGTCGTACCGCCACGCCTGGGGGGTGATGCGGTCGTGGGAAGAGATGCTTGGCCGCAGCATGCTGGATATGGAGCGCGGGCGCGGCGCCTCGCTGACGCGCTTCGGCGAGCGGCTGCTGCGCGCCGAGCTGCGCCTGCGCGAGTCGATCGAGCCGGCGGTGCAGCGCGCCATGGCGGAGTTCATTGCCGAGCTGGACGATGCCCAGCAGCCGCAGTCGTGCGTGCATTTCACCGGCAGCCACGACCCGGCGGTGGAGGTGCTGGCCGCCGCGCTGGGCACGGCCGGGAGTCCGCTGCAACTTGATACGGTGTTCTGCGGCAGCGTGGAGGGGCTGATCTGCCTGCAGGAGCGCCAGTCCGAGCTGGCCGGGTTCTATGTCTCGCCGGTGCAGACCGCGGGCTCGGTGGCGCATGTGACCTTGCGCAAGTGGCTGCGGCCAGGCGCGGTGCGGCTGCTGCGGCTGGCGTGGCGCGAGCAGGGCCTGATCCTGGCGCCGGAGCTGGCGCGCGAGGTACCCGACCTGCGCGGCCTGGCGCGCAGCCAGGCGCGCTTCGTCAACCGGCAGCGCAGTTCGGGCACGCGCATGCTGTTCGACCAGCTGCTGGCCGCCGAGGGCCTGTATCCGGACCAGATCGCCGGCTACGACGAAACCGAGTTCAGCAACGAAAAAGTGGCGGAAGCCGTGCACAGCGGCCGGGCCCAGGCGGGATTCGGGCTGCGCATGAACGCCGAGGCCCACGGCCTGGCGTTCGTGCCGCTGACGCGCGAGGCCTATTACCTGGCGTTGCGCAAGAACGACCAGACCGCCGGCTGGATGGGCGCGCTGCTGGCCTTGCTGGCCGATCCGGCCTTTGCGCGGCGCATCGAGGCGCTGCCCGGCTACGCCATGGCCGAGCCGGCGGGCATCCTGACGCCGCAGGAGGCGCTGCCGTGGTTCGGCCCGGACGGCAAGGAAGACGGCTGAGGGCCTGACCTTCCCCGACCGCGCACGGCCGGGCGCACCGCGCGCGGGTCCGTATTACACTCCCTGCCAGGGCGCGCCGATGTCTGCACCGGCCCGCGCCGGACCCTTGCAAGGAGCGCCATGCTGGAAACCGCCGCGCTGGCCGCGGGCATGTCCTGGGCCAGCGGCTTTCGCCTCTATCTGGCCGTGCTGGCCGCCGGAGTGCTGGCGCGGCTGGGCTGGCTGGAACTGCCGCCCGGGCTGCAGCCGCTGGAGTCCTGGTGGGTGATCGGCGTGGCCGCGGTGCTTGCCGTGGCCGAGTTCGTCGCTGACAAGGTGCCGGCTTTCGACACCGTCTGGGACGGCATCCATACCTTCATCCGCATTCCGGCCGGGGCGATCCTGGCGGCCGCCGCGTTCGGCCAGCTGGATCCGCAATGGGTGGTGGCGGCGGGGCTGGTCGGCGGCACGCTGGCCGGCACCGCGCATGCGGTCAAGGCCGGCACGCGAGCGCTGATCAACGTGTCGCCGGAACCGTTTTCCAACTGGACGGCCTCATTCACTGAGGACCTGACCGCCACCGGCAGCCTGCTGCTGGCGTTCTTCGTGCCGGTGCTGTTCCTGGTCCTGCTGGCGGTGTTCCTGGTGGGCGCGGTGTGGCTGCTGCCGAAGTTGTGGCGCGGGGTGCGCCGCCTCCATGCCAGCCTGCGCGGCGCGGCCCGGCATGACGTGACGCGCTAGCGGCGCGGCCGTTCCCGCCAGCTTTTTGCATTGCCTGACTGACCCGAGGCGCACCGGCGCCAGCAACCAAGAACCAACCAACCGATGCCTTCCGAGTCCGCCATCGACGTCCCGGCCACCGCCGCACAGTCCGCCGGACTGCATGCCGCCGCTGGCGGCAAGTTTTCCGCCTGGCGCCAGGCGCTGCGCATGGCCCGGCGCGACTGGCTCGCGGGCGAACTCTACCTGCTGCTGTTTGCGCTGGTGCTGGCCGTGGCCGCGCTGACCAGCGTGGGCTTCATGGCCGACCGCATGCGGCTGGGCCTTGAGCGCGACGCGCGGCAGATGATTGCCTCGGATGTGCTGCTGGTGGCCGACCAGCCGTTCCACGCCGCGTTTGCGCAGCGCGCCCGGGCAGCGGGCCTGGTGGTGGCGCAGACCGTCACCTTCCCCAGCATGGCCACCGCCAACGTCAACGCGCGCGACGGCGCCGAGCCGCCCAGCCAGCTGGCCGCGCTCAAGGCGGTGACCGACGGCTATCCGCTGCGTGGCCGGCTCAGGGTGGCCGGCGCGCCGGGCGGGCCGGACGCGCCCGCGGACGGCATTCCCGCGCCGGGCACGGTATGGGTCGACGAAGCGCTGCTTGGCGCGCTGGGCGTAGCGGTGGGCGACAGCCTGCGGCTGGGCAGCCGCAGCTTTCGCATCGACCGCATCATCACGCAGGAACTCGACCGCGGCACCGGCTTCATGAATTTCGCGCCGCGCGTGCTGATGCCGCTGTCGGACCTGGACAGCACCGGCCTGATCGGCTGGGGCAGCCGCGTCACCTACCGGCTGCTGGTGGCGGGCCCCGATGCCGCCGGCGCGGCCTTCCGGAAATGGGCCCAGGACGAGATCGAACGCCGCCGGCTGCGCAATACGCGGGTCGAGTCGCTGGAATCCGGCCAGCCGCAGATGCGTGCCACGCTGGATCGCGCCGAGCGCTTCCTGTCGCTGGTGGCGGTGCTGTCGTCGATGATCGCGGCGGTGGCGATCGCGATGTCGGCGCGCCGCTATATGCAGCGCCACACCGACGCCTGCGCGGTCTACAAGTGCCTGGGGCTGTCGCGCGGGCAGATCCTGCGAACCTTCGGGCTGGAATTCCTGCTGGTCGGCGCGGGCGGCGCGCTGGCCGGCGTGCTGCTCGGCTACCTGGCGCACTATGGCCTGCTGCTGTCGCTGGGCGGGCTGCTCAAGGTGTCGCTGCCGCAGCCGTCGCTGCTGCCGGCGCTGGTGGGCGTGCTGGCCGGGCTGGTGCTGCTGGCCGGGTTTGCGCTGCCGCCGCTGCTGGCGCTGACGCGGGTCGCGCCGCTGCGGGTGCTGCGGCGCGATATCGGGCTGCCGCCGGTGTCGGCCTGGGTGGCCTACGCGCTGGGGCTGGGCGCCTTTGTCGCGTTGCTGCTGGTGGCGGCGCGCGACCTGCGCCTCGGCCTGACCACCGCCGGCGGCTTTGTCGCCGCCGGGGTGGTGTTCGGGGTGCTGGCGCTGGGCCTGCTGACGCTGCTGTCGCGGCTGCTGCGCGGACGCCTGCGCGGGCGCGCGGCGATGGGCTGGCGTTTTGCGCTGGCGGTGCTGGAGCGCCGCCGCGGGGTCACGGTGCTGCAGACCGTGGCGCTGGCGGTGGGACTGATGGCGCTGCTGCTGCTCGGCATGACCCGCAACGACCTGGTCGATTCCTGGCGCAACGCCACGCCGGCCGACGCCCCCAACCGCTTCATCATCAATATCCAGCCGGACCAGCGCGAGCCCCTGCGCCAGATGCTGGCCGGCGCCGGCATCGCCGACCTGCTGTACCCGATGGTGCGCGGGCGCCTGACCCATATCGGCGAGCGCGCCATCCGCAGCGACAGCTTCGAGGACGGGCGCGCGCGCAACCTGGTCGAGCGCGAGTTCAACCTGTCCTATACCGATGCGCTGCCGGAAGGCAACCGCGTCATCGCCGGGCGCTGGTCGAACGGGTCCGACGGCGCCGTGGCGGGCGCGTCGGTGGAAGAGGGCATCGCCAAGACCCTGGGCATCCGGCTCGGCGACACGCTGCGCTTCGACGTCGCCGGCCAGCCGGTGCAGGCGCGCGTGACCTCGCTGCGCAAGCTCGACTGGGGCTCGATGCGCGTCAACTTCTTCGTGATCCTGCCGCCGCGGGCAATGCAGGGCATGCCCGAGACCTACATCACCTCGTTCCACCTGCCGGCCGCCAGCGCCGCGCTGGGCAACCGGCTGATCGCGGCCTTTCCCAACATCACCGTGGTCAACACCGACATGATCCTGCGCCAGATCCAGGACATCCTGGACCAGGTGATCGCGGCGGTGGAGTTCCTGTTCGTGTTCACGCTGGCCGCCGGCGTGACGGTGCTGTACGCGGCGTTGTCCGGCGCGCGCGACGAGCGCATGCGCGACGCGGGACTGCTCAAGGCGCTGGGCGCCTCGGCCGCGCTGGTGCGGCAGACGCAGTATGCCGAGTTCCTGGTGGTGGGTGGCCTTGCCGGCCTGCTGGCCAGCCTGGGCGCGATCGCGGTGGGCTGGGGGCTGTCGCAGTTCGTGTTCGACTTCCCCTACCGCTTCAATGCGTGGATCGTGCCGGTTGGCGTGGTTTCTGGCATGCTGTGCGCTTTTGCCGGCGGCTGGCTGGGCCTGCGCGAAGTGCTGCGCCAGCCCGCGCTGGCAACCTTGCGCGATGCCTGAGCCCGCGTGCCGGCGCCGCCGCAGACCGAGTGTGTGATGAGTACTGAATCCGACGACAAGCCCGGCAATGCCGAGGTCACTGCCTTTGAACTGGTGGGCGGCGAGGCGCGCGTGCGCGAACTGGTCGACCGCTTCTACGACCTGATGGACCTGGAGCCGCAGTTCGCGGCGCTGCGCGCGCTGCACCCGCCGTCGCTCGAGGGCTCGCGCGACAAGCTGTTCTGGTTCCTGTGCGGCTGGCTGGGCGGCCCCAACCACTTTATCGAGCGCTTCGGCCATCCGCGCCTGCGCGCGCGGCATATGCCGTTCGAGATCGGCGTCAGCGAGCGCGACCAGTGGATGCGCTGCATGGCGCTGGCGATGCAGGACATCGGCCTGCCCGAAGACCTGCAGCTGCGCCTGATGCAGGCCTTCTACCAGACCGCCGACTGGATGCGCAACGTGGCGCGCTGAGGCGCCCACGCTGCCGTTTCTACACCGAGAGCTTGCCCCTGCCGATGACAGCCCAACTGCCTGAAGACGCCCTGCGGGTGCTGGATTTCTGGTTCGACCGGCCCGGGTCGGCCGCCTGGAATACGGCGCGGCCGCAATGGTTCACCAAGTCGGATGCGTTCGACGCGCAGATTCGCGCGAACTTCCTGTCCGACTGGCAGGTCGCCTGCGACGGGGGGGCTGACGACTGGTCGGTCACGCCCGAGGGCGCCTGCGCGCGCGTGGTGCTGCTGGACCAGTTCCCGCGCAACATGTTCCGCAACGATGCGCGCAGCTTCGGCACCGATGCGCAGGCACTGGCACTGGCCAAGCGCATCGTCGCCAGCGGCATCGACCGCGCGCTGCCGACCGACTACCACCGCATGTTCTGCTACATGCCCTTTGAGCATTCCGAGGCGCTGGAAGACCAGGACGAGGCGGTGCGCCTGATGACGCAGCTGCGCGAAGCCAGCGGCGGGGTGGTGGATGCCGTCGAGTGGGCCGAGAAACACCGCGTGATCATCGCGCGCTTTGGCCGCTTCCCGCACCGCAATGCGGTGCTGGGCCGGCACAGTAGCGCCGAGGAGCAGGCGTTCCTGCGGCAGCCGGGCTCGTCGTTCTGAGCCAGGCCCGGGGCGCGCTCAGGTCTGGTCGCGCGCCTGCTGCCACTTGTCGACGCGCACGCGCGGCGCGGCCGCCAGCTGCGCCAGCAGGCCGGCGGGCGTGTCGCCCACGTGCAGCAGCTCGGCATGCACCTGCTTCAGGAAGCCTTCGCGCACCGCGTGCGACAGGAAGCCCAGCATGCCGTCGTAGAACCCGGCCAGGTTCAGCAAGCCCACCGGCTTGGCGTGGTAGCCCAGCTGCAGCCAGGTGAAGGTCTCGAACAGTTCCTCGAAAGTGCCCACGCCGCCGGGCATGGCGACGAAGGCGTCGGCGCGGTCGGCCATCATCTGCTTGCGTTCGTGCATGTTGCGCACCACGTGCAGCTCGGTCAGGCCGCGGTGGCCGACTTCCTTCTGCATCAGCGCTTCGGGGATGATGCCGACGGCATGGCCGCCGTGTTCCAGCACGGCGTCGGCGACGATGCCCATCAGGCCGACCTTGCCGCCGCCGTACACCAGCGTCAGGCCGCTTTCGGCCAGGGTGCGGCCGAGCAGGCGCGCGCCCTCGGCATATTCGGGACGATTGCCGGGACTGGACCCGCAATACACGCAGACGGATTTCACTTTGCTTCCTTTGCCGCGCCGGCGGCCCTGGCGGCCGCGTAGTCGCGCGCCAGCTGGTCGAATGCCTCCCGCGCCCGGCCGCGCAGGTAGGGCGCCAGGATCGAGAAGATGTGGTAGCTCGAGCCGTGCAGGTAGCCGCGGATCTGCTCGGGGTCGTTGTACTGGCGCGGATGCTGCACGAACTGGAACGACAGCCAGTAGGTGGCGATCACCACCATGTTGGTGCAGATGGCCTCGACCTGCTCGGGCGTGGCTTCCATCTCGCCGTCCTCGATGAACTGGCGGCAGATCTCGTGCGCAAAGCGCTGCTTCTGCTCGACGATGCGCTTGAAGTTGGTCTCCAGCATCCGGTTGCGCGCCAGCAGGTCGTTGATGTCGCGGTACAGGAAGCGGTAGTTCCACAGGAACTCGGACATGTACTGCAGGTAGCCCCAGCTCTCGTCGAGCGTGGCCTTGTGGTCTTCCGGCATCTTCAGGCGGCGCTCCATCTCCTGCTCGAAGCGCACGAAGATCGAGTTGATGATGTCGTCCTTGTTGCGGAAGTGGTAGTAGAGATTGCCGGGGCTGATCTCCATCGCTTCCGCGATGGTGGTGGTGGTGACGTTGGGCTCGCCGACTTCGTTGAACAGGCGCAGCGAGACGTCGAGGATGCGGTCCCTGGTGCGGCGGGGTCCGGTTTGCGGTTTCGGTTCCATGGGCGTCCGGGCGATCGGTGCGATCGGCAAGTCGGGGGCAGGGTAGCGATTATAAGCAATCGGCCTGCCTTGCCCATTCTGCGCCGGCCACGCCTGGGCCGGGGAGGATCAGCGCGCCAGCGCCTGCACCCACCGCAGCACGTGCGGCCCGGCGATGGTGATCCAGGTGCCGCCGCACAGCACCAGCGCCAGCATCACCGCGGCGCTGCCGAAGTCCTTGGCACGCTTGGACAGGCTGTGCCGCTCCAGCGAGATGCGGTCGACCGCGGCCTCGACGCTGGAGTTGAGCAGCTCCACGATCAGCACCACCAGCAGCGTGCCCAGCAGCAGGATGCGCTCGACCGCCGTCGCCGGCACCAGGAAGGCGCACGGCGTCAGGATCACCACCAGGGTCAGCTCCTGGCGGAACGCGCTCTCCTCCAGCACCGCATAGCGCAGCCCCGACAGCGAATTGATGGCCGCATGCCAGGCCCGCGCGAGGCCCCGGTTGCCCTTGTGCGGATTCTGGTCGATCGAGTAGTCAGCGCTCTGCATGGCGGGCGGCGGCCTCTGCATTGGCGGGTCGGACGGCAGTTGCGGATGCGGTTTCGGCATGGGTTTGCGGGGCGGAAGGCTTGGCTGTGGCCGCCGCGGGCGCTGCGCCGCCCCGGTCCGGCCTGGTGGCGGCGAACGGCCGCAGGTGGGCCAGGAACTGCTCGGACGCGGCGCGCCACGAGAAGCGCTCGGCATGGGCCCGGGCCGTGGCGCGGTCGATGCGCAACGCTTCCAGGCAGGCTTCGCGCAGGTCTTCGTGCATCACGCCGGCGGGACTGTCGCCGAGCACGTCGATCGGGCCCGTGACGGGATACGCGGCCACCGGCAGGCCGCTGGCCAGCGCTTCCAGCAGCACCAGCCCGAAGGTATCGGTGCGGCTCGGGAACACGAACACGTCAGCGGAAGCATACACCCGCGCCAGCTCGGGCTGGCTCAGCACGCCCAGGTAGTTGGCGCCGGGATAGCGCGCGCGCAGCGCCGGCAGCGCCGGGCCGTCGCCGACCACCCATTTGGAGCCGGGCAGGTCCAGCGCCAGGAACGCCTCGACGTTCTTCTCCACCGCCACGCGGCCCACGTACAGGAAGATCGGGTGGGCGGTGTTGAGCACATTGGCGCGCTGCGGCGTGAACACGTCCAGGTCGACGCCGCGCGTCCACAGCACGGCGTTGTCGATACCGTAGCGCCGCAGGTCGTCGAGCACCACCGGCGTCGGCGCCATCACCGCCTGGGCGGGGCCATGGAACCAGCGCAGGAAGCGGTAGGTCCACGCCAGCGGAATGCCGAAGCGGGCCTGCACATACTCCGGGAAGCGCGTGTGGTAGGCGGTGGTGAAGGGCAGCCTGTGGCGCAGCGCATGGCTGCGCGCGGCCAGCCCCAGGGGGCCTTCGGTGGCGATGTGCAGGGCGTCGGGACCGAAGGCCCCGATGCGCCGCCGCACGCGCGCGCCCGGCAGCAGCGACAGCCGGATCTCGGGGTAGGTCGGGCATGGCACCGTGCGGAATTCCAGCGGCGTGATCATCTCGACCGTGTGGCCCATCGCCTCCAGTTCGCGGCGCGTGGACTTGAGCGTGCGCACCACGCCATTGACCTGCGGTTCCCAGGCATCGGTGACGATCAGGATCTTCATGCAGCCTCCTTGGGCGCGGTGGAAGGGCAATGGGGATGGCGCCAGGCGGACCATGGCGCAAGCGTCCCGGACTCAGCCGGCCACGGCAGCGCGGCGCCGCCGGCGCATGGCGGACGCAGGGGCGTCGAGCAGCGTGGTCCAGTAGACGATCTTCAGTTCGCCTTCCAGGGTTTCGACCAGCGCCGACAGGCTTTCGACCCAGTCGCCGTCGTTGCAGTAGAGCTGGCCGTTGACCTCGCGGATCTCGGCCTTGTGGATGTGGCCGCAGACCACGCCGTCGCAGCCGCGGCGGCGCGCCTCGTCGACCATCGCGCTCTCGAACGCGCCGATGTAGTTGACCGCGTTCTTGACCTGGTGCTTCAGGTACTGCGACAGGGACCAGTACGGAAAGCCCAGGCGCGCGCGCAGGCTGTTGAAGTGCCGGTTCAGCGCCAGGATCATGGTGTAGAGCGAATCACCCAGGTAGGCCAGCCAGCGCGCGTGCTGGACCACGCCGTCGAACAGGTCGCCATGCACCACCCACAGGCGGCGCCCGGTGGCGGTCACGTGCACCGCCTCCTCGCGCACGGTGATGTCGCCGAAGGCCATGCCGTCGAACTGGCGCGCGGCTTCGTCGTGGTTGCCGGGGACGTAGATCACCTCGGTGCCCTTGCGCGCCTTGCGCAGCAGCTTCTGCACCACGTCGTTGTGGCTTTGCGGCCAGTACCAGCCGCGGCGCAGCTGCCAGCCGTCGATGATGTCGCCGACCAGGTAGAGCTGGTCGGATTCGTTGTGCTTGAGGAAATCCAGCAGGTAATCGGCCTGGCAACCGGGGGTTCCCAGGTGGATGTCCGACAGCCAGATGGCGCGGTAACGCTGGATCGGATGCGGCTCGGGCGGGTAGCTTTCATGCGCTTCGCGCGGCGGCGCCAGCGTGGCGCTATCGAGCGCCGGCGCCATGAAGGCGGTCACCGGCGCGGCGCGGCCGCTGTCAGCGCTGCGGCGCCACGGCGGCAGTTGCGAGGCCTTGGACAGATACCCGCGGGCAGATCGGATTGCTTGCACCATGCCAGTCCCGGTTGCGGCGATGGCTGCATTCAGCCAGCCCGCGGTGACGGCGCCGTGACGAAAAGATGACTGACATATGAATCGTTGCGGCCGCGGCACTGCGCGGCCATCAGCGGCTCAGCGGCCGCGGGCGGACAGCTCGGCCAGTGCGTCGAGCACGGCACGCACCGCGGCGGGATGGCGCAGCAGCGACACATGGCCGATGCCGGACAACGGGATATGGCCGGCGCCGTCGAGCCAGGCGGTGCAGGGCGGGCCCGCGATCGAATCGTGCCAGCTGAAGATCGAGATCATGCGCGCGCGCAGCCGCGGTGTCTCGGCGGCCGCGAGCGCGCGCAGCCAGGGGCTGCCGCAACGCATCTGGCGCGCATTGTGGCCGCCGCCAAAGCGCGCCAGCGCGCTGCCGTGGTGCGGGCTGCCCAGGGTCACGATGCCAGCGCAGACGTCCTCGTCGCCGGCCAGCCGCAGCGCGGCGCGCGCGGCCAGGCCGCCCATGCTGTGGCATAGCAGCAGCGGCGCGCGCCCGGCCTCGGCGCGGATGCGCCGCATCGCCGCCAAGAGCGCGTGCGCGTAGTCGTCGATGTCGCCGAACACGGGTTCCAGCTCGATCCCCTGGCAGCGGTAGCCGGCGGCGGCCAACGCCGGCTGCATGTCGAGCCAGATCGCCTGGCCGCAGGCGTAGCCGTGGACCAGCAGCACCGGCGGGGCATCGCGGCCCGGCCGCGCATGGTCGGCCGGCGCAAACGGCGCCCGCGCGCGAAAGGGCTGCAGCCAGTCGAACATGCGCAGCACCGCCAGGCATTCCGCCGCGTAGCAGCGCATGGCATCGGCAAGCCGCAGCGGCTTGCGGGTGGCGGCGAGTTCAGCGGGCGGCGCGGGCGGGCGATTGCCGTGTCCGACCCACAGGCCGCGCCCGGTGAGCGCGAAAGCAATGGCAATGGCGCCGGCAAAGCCGCCCAGGATCAGCCCCGCGGCGGCGGCGAGCGCGCCGGGCCACGGCCACGCGGCGGTGTGTACCAGCGAAGCGGCAATGCCCAGCGCCGCGGCCGCCTGCAAGGTCACCGCGACGCGGCGAATGCCGGCGGCGCCCAGGCTCATGGCTTGGCGCGCAGGTCGGTCAGGCGCGTGCCGGCCAGGCGGTCATGCAGGAACTGGCGGCGCGGGTCCAGCCAGGCCAGCAGGATCCAGAGCAGCAGGCCGGCGCACAGCACGCCGACGAACGGCCCCTTGACCAGCCCGAGCAGATGGCCGACGGCCGCCGACGGCGGCAGCCACAGCCACGCCAGCAGGTAGCGCAGCGCCGCCTGCGGCCAGCGCGGCGGCACGCCCGCGTCGTTTTCGACCCGCATGCGCCAGGTCTGCATTGCCAGGGTCTGGCCGTTGCGCTGCCAGAACCAGGTGAAATACATCCCCATCACCAGGAAGCTCCACAGCTGGATCATCAGCGGCCCGTCCACGCCCAGCTTCTGCAGCAGCGGCCGCAGCAGCAGGTAGGCGGCGGTCGAGGCGCTCAGCACGCCAAACAGCAGCACGCCTTCATAAAGCATGCAGGCGATGCGGCGGCGCAGCGGCGGGGCGGCCGGCGCGGCGGACGGCACGGGGTCGAGAATGGCAGCGGGCATGGATGGCGATCGGGAACGGGGGCACCGGCGCGCGGCATGCCGATGCCGGTGCGGGCCTGGCAGAGGGCCGGCTCGCGCGCGGGTCGGCGTCAGGCGGCCATTATGCCAAATGGCCCGCGTATTACTGGCGCACGGTGGCGTCGGAGGCAGCGGCCGCTTCGGTGGCGACCTCGGCCGGCGGCGCGGCAGCGGCCGAGGCGGGGGAGGGTGCGGCGGCTGCCGCCGGCGCAGAGGCGGCTTGCGCCCGGGCTTCGCTGGCGGGCATGGCGGCTGCACGGCTGGCCTGGCCCACGGCTGCGGTAGCCGTCCGGGCCGGGTGGCGCAGCTGGTGGCTGGTGTCGCTGGGCAGGCGCTTGCCGGTGGGCAAGGCGCTGACCGCGCCCGGGCGGCGCGGCACGTGGTCGGCTGCGGCCAGCTTCTTTTTCTGCTCTTCGGGCAACTGCTGGTACTTGTCCCAGGCCTCGGCCTTCTTTTCGGTCGGCAGCGAACGGGTGATCTGGTAGTTCTCGCGTGCCAGCCGCCGCTGCTGCGGCGTCATGCTGACCCACTCCGCCATGCGTGCCTGCAGCCGTGCCTGCTCGGCCGGCGAATACTTCGGATAGCGCGCGGCGATGCGCAGCCACTTGTGGCGGTTCAGCTCCGGCAGGCTGTCCCACAGCGGCTGCAGCGGTGCCAGGATGCGCTGGTTGACGGGGCTGAGATCGGCCCAGGCGGGCCTGGCGCTGACCGGCTGGGCCGGATGGGGGCCAGCGCTTCCGTCCACCGCGGAAGCCCCCTGTGCCTGCGCCGGGGCGGGCAGCAGGGCCCAGCAGGTGGCTGCGCCGGCGCCGGCCAGCAGGGCGGCCAGCCGGCGGCGCAGGGCGTCGGGGCGGAGGTACGGGCGTGTCATGCTACTGGCCGTGCTTCAGGAACACGTGGAAGCCTTCGTCGGCATAGGCCGTGGGCGGCAGGTCGTCGAGCAGCATGGCGGCGTCGATATCGGCCAGTTCTTCGATGCGCTTCTGCTCCTGCCAGTGGTAGATG
This window harbors:
- a CDS encoding glycosyltransferase family 4 protein → MKILIVTDAWEPQVNGVVRTLKSTRRELEAMGHTVEMITPLEFRTVPCPTYPEIRLSLLPGARVRRRIGAFGPDALHIATEGPLGLAARSHALRHRLPFTTAYHTRFPEYVQARFGIPLAWTYRFLRWFHGPAQAVMAPTPVVLDDLRRYGIDNAVLWTRGVDLDVFTPQRANVLNTAHPIFLYVGRVAVEKNVEAFLALDLPGSKWVVGDGPALPALRARYPGANYLGVLSQPELARVYASADVFVFPSRTDTFGLVLLEALASGLPVAAYPVTGPIDVLGDSPAGVMHEDLREACLEALRIDRATARAHAERFSWRAASEQFLAHLRPFAATRPDRGGAAPAAATAKPSAPQTHAETASATAVRPANAEAAARHAER
- a CDS encoding UDP-2,3-diacylglucosamine diphosphatase, with translation MVQAIRSARGYLSKASQLPPWRRSADSGRAAPVTAFMAPALDSATLAPPREAHESYPPEPHPIQRYRAIWLSDIHLGTPGCQADYLLDFLKHNESDQLYLVGDIIDGWQLRRGWYWPQSHNDVVQKLLRKARKGTEVIYVPGNHDEAARQFDGMAFGDITVREEAVHVTATGRRLWVVHGDLFDGVVQHARWLAYLGDSLYTMILALNRHFNSLRARLGFPYWSLSQYLKHQVKNAVNYIGAFESAMVDEARRRGCDGVVCGHIHKAEIREVNGQLYCNDGDWVESLSALVETLEGELKIVYWTTLLDAPASAMRRRRRAAVAG
- a CDS encoding esterase/lipase family protein, whose amino-acid sequence is MSLGAAGIRRVAVTLQAAAALGIAASLVHTAAWPWPGALAAAAGLILGGFAGAIAIAFALTGRGLWVGHGNRPPAPPAELAATRKPLRLADAMRCYAAECLAVLRMFDWLQPFRARAPFAPADHARPGRDAPPVLLVHGYACGQAIWLDMQPALAAAGYRCQGIELEPVFGDIDDYAHALLAAMRRIRAEAGRAPLLLCHSMGGLAARAALRLAGDEDVCAGIVTLGSPHHGSALARFGGGHNARQMRCGSPWLRALAAAETPRLRARMISIFSWHDSIAGPPCTAWLDGAGHIPLSGIGHVSLLRHPAAVRAVLDALAELSARGR
- a CDS encoding RDD family protein encodes the protein MPAAILDPVPSAAPAAPPLRRRIACMLYEGVLLFGVLSASTAAYLLLRPLLQKLGVDGPLMIQLWSFLVMGMYFTWFWQRNGQTLAMQTWRMRVENDAGVPPRWPQAALRYLLAWLWLPPSAAVGHLLGLVKGPFVGVLCAGLLLWILLAWLDPRRQFLHDRLAGTRLTDLRAKP
- a CDS encoding DUF3106 domain-containing protein yields the protein MTRPYLRPDALRRRLAALLAGAGAATCWALLPAPAQAQGASAVDGSAGPHPAQPVSARPAWADLSPVNQRILAPLQPLWDSLPELNRHKWLRIAARYPKYSPAEQARLQARMAEWVSMTPQQRRLARENYQITRSLPTEKKAEAWDKYQQLPEEQKKKLAAADHVPRRPGAVSALPTGKRLPSDTSHQLRHPARTATAAVGQASRAAAMPASEARAQAASAPAAAAAPSPASAAAAPPAEVATEAAAASDATVRQ